The following proteins are encoded in a genomic region of Roseisolibacter agri:
- the msrA gene encoding peptide-methionine (S)-S-oxide reductase MsrA encodes MTTPQTNAPTTTAGLDATAQRTEIAVLAGGCFWGVEEILRAVPGVLDTDVGYTGGWLENPTYHDTHDSKSGHAESVRITFDPDVLSYETLLEQWFFKLHDPTTKNRQGNDVGTQYRSAIFPQSPEQREIAERVIARVDAAGKWPRPITTTIEPAATWYSAEPEHQDYLQRHPNGYTCHWMRD; translated from the coding sequence ATGACGACGCCCCAGACGAACGCCCCCACGACGACCGCTGGCCTCGACGCCACCGCCCAGCGCACCGAGATCGCCGTCCTGGCAGGCGGCTGCTTCTGGGGCGTCGAGGAGATCCTGCGCGCGGTGCCCGGCGTGCTCGACACCGACGTCGGCTACACGGGCGGCTGGCTCGAGAACCCGACGTACCACGACACGCACGACAGCAAGTCGGGGCACGCGGAGTCGGTGCGCATCACCTTCGATCCGGACGTTCTGAGCTACGAGACGCTGCTGGAGCAGTGGTTCTTCAAGCTCCACGACCCGACGACGAAGAACCGGCAGGGGAACGACGTGGGCACGCAGTACCGCTCCGCGATCTTCCCGCAGTCGCCCGAGCAGCGCGAGATCGCCGAGCGCGTGATCGCGCGCGTGGACGCCGCGGGGAAGTGGCCGCGGCCGATCACGACGACCATCGAGCCGGCGGCGACGTGGTACAGCGCGGAGCCGGAGCACCAGGACTACCTGCAGCGCCATCCGAACGGCTACACCTGTCACTGGATGCGCGACTGA
- a CDS encoding lactonase family protein: MRDPQPYTRRDFLATTALGLAGCATAGRREDDREWRLYVGTYTAGTTSRGIHRLAVDRATGAMRLDGGVAAEVANPSYLALAPDGRALYAASELTEFAGAASGAVAGFARDAATGALAPRGARASRGGAPCYVSVDRTGRYLLVANYVGGSVAVLPLAADGSVGEATSVVQHTGRGPHAQRQTAPHAHCIVLDPANRFALTADLGIDRILVYGFDAATGTLRPAAQPPLALRPGAGPRHLAFAPDGRTLYVVNELDSTLVALDYDPATGALRERQALSTRPAGATGDNFPADLHVHPGGRTVYASNRGDDTLAVFAVAGDGRLSLAQTVPTGGRWPRNFALDPAGRLLLAANQRSDSVVAFRIEEATGHLTPTGASVTVPAPVCLQFADGR, from the coding sequence ATGCGCGATCCGCAGCCGTACACCCGGCGCGACTTCCTCGCGACCACGGCGCTGGGCCTCGCCGGCTGCGCGACGGCCGGCCGCCGCGAAGACGACCGCGAGTGGCGCCTGTACGTCGGCACGTACACGGCCGGGACGACCAGCCGCGGGATCCATCGCCTCGCGGTGGACCGCGCGACCGGCGCGATGCGGCTCGACGGGGGCGTGGCGGCCGAGGTGGCGAACCCGTCGTACCTCGCGCTCGCGCCGGATGGACGGGCGCTCTACGCCGCGAGCGAGCTGACCGAGTTCGCGGGCGCCGCCTCGGGCGCGGTCGCCGGCTTCGCGCGCGACGCGGCGACGGGTGCGCTGGCGCCGCGCGGCGCGCGCGCCTCGCGGGGCGGGGCGCCGTGCTACGTCTCGGTCGACCGCACGGGGCGGTACCTGCTGGTGGCCAACTACGTCGGCGGCAGCGTCGCCGTGCTCCCGCTGGCCGCCGACGGCTCGGTGGGCGAGGCGACGAGCGTCGTCCAGCACACGGGGCGGGGCCCGCACGCGCAGCGGCAGACCGCGCCGCACGCGCACTGCATCGTCCTCGATCCCGCGAACCGCTTCGCGCTGACCGCGGACCTGGGGATCGACCGGATCCTGGTTTACGGCTTCGACGCCGCGACGGGGACACTGCGCCCCGCGGCGCAGCCGCCGCTCGCGCTGCGCCCCGGTGCCGGTCCGCGCCACCTCGCCTTCGCGCCGGACGGCCGCACGCTCTACGTCGTGAACGAGCTGGACTCGACGCTGGTCGCGCTCGACTACGATCCCGCGACGGGCGCGCTGCGCGAGCGGCAGGCGCTCTCCACGCGGCCGGCGGGCGCCACCGGCGACAACTTCCCGGCCGACCTCCACGTCCATCCGGGCGGCCGCACGGTCTACGCGTCGAACCGCGGCGACGACACGCTCGCGGTGTTCGCGGTCGCCGGTGACGGGCGGCTGTCGCTCGCGCAGACGGTGCCCACCGGCGGGCGGTGGCCGCGCAACTTCGCCCTCGATCCGGCGGGGCGCCTGCTGCTGGCCGCCAACCAGCGCTCGGACTCGGTCGTCGCGTTCCGCATCGAGGAGGCGACGGGGCACCTCACGCCCACGGGCGCCAGCGTGACGGTGCCGGCGCCGGTCTGCCTCCAGTTCGCGGACGGTCGCTGA
- a CDS encoding sensor histidine kinase produces MTASASPISFRKIIAIWLVAATVALLQSATQLVHLRADRRNWILVVPTFVGWMLWAVLTPTVIRLTRRVPIVRARLARALVVHLGAALGCVVLLGSFWETISRTLVAAGAGTSGFWRQVLSPVGHAMVGFVTYGCIVAAVTAYDAVERSHRAALATARLERDVAQAREQAIKMQVHPHFLFNTLHAVSVLITEDPATARAMVVHLGDFLRATLARAGLAEVPLRDELELLAHYLDVERLRFGDRLVVEVDATDEVLDAYVPDLILQPLAENAIKHGVSTRTGAHRIRVCAVRRGARLELTVEDDGANDVPSDVREGIGLRSTRSRLAHLYGDEGMLTLAPRPDGGARATVSLPYHVAPVDGDRDAEGEDDVA; encoded by the coding sequence GTGACCGCCTCCGCATCGCCCATCTCGTTCCGGAAGATCATCGCGATCTGGCTGGTGGCCGCGACCGTCGCGCTGCTCCAGTCGGCGACGCAGCTCGTGCACCTGCGGGCTGACCGGCGCAACTGGATCCTGGTCGTCCCGACCTTCGTCGGCTGGATGCTGTGGGCGGTGCTGACGCCGACCGTCATCCGCCTCACCCGCCGCGTGCCGATCGTGCGCGCGCGGCTCGCGCGAGCGCTCGTGGTGCACCTGGGGGCCGCCCTCGGGTGCGTCGTGCTGCTCGGCAGCTTCTGGGAGACGATCTCGCGCACGCTCGTCGCGGCGGGCGCCGGCACGTCGGGCTTCTGGCGCCAGGTGCTGAGCCCCGTGGGCCACGCGATGGTGGGCTTCGTCACGTACGGCTGCATCGTCGCCGCGGTGACCGCGTACGACGCGGTCGAGCGCTCACACCGCGCGGCGCTCGCCACGGCGCGCCTGGAGCGCGACGTCGCGCAGGCGCGCGAGCAGGCGATCAAGATGCAGGTGCACCCGCACTTCCTCTTCAACACGCTGCACGCGGTCTCGGTGCTGATCACCGAGGATCCCGCGACCGCGCGCGCGATGGTGGTGCACCTCGGCGACTTCCTGCGCGCGACGCTGGCGCGGGCGGGCCTCGCGGAGGTGCCGCTGCGCGACGAGCTGGAGCTGCTGGCGCACTACCTCGACGTCGAGCGGCTCCGCTTCGGCGACCGGCTCGTGGTGGAGGTCGACGCGACCGACGAGGTGCTCGACGCGTACGTGCCCGACCTGATCCTGCAGCCGCTGGCGGAGAACGCGATCAAGCACGGCGTGTCGACGCGCACGGGCGCCCATCGCATCCGCGTGTGCGCGGTCCGACGCGGGGCACGGCTCGAGCTGACGGTGGAGGACGACGGCGCGAACGACGTGCCCTCCGACGTGCGCGAGGGGATAGGCCTGCGGTCCACGCGCAGCCGTCTCGCGCACCTCTACGGCGACGAGGGCATGCTGACGCTGGCGCCGCGCCCCGACGGCGGCGCGCGGGCGACCGTCTCGCTGCCGTACCACGTGGCGCCCGTCGACGGCGATCGCGATGCGGAGGGCGAGGACGATGTCGCGTGA
- the ggt gene encoding gamma-glutamyltransferase — translation MSRTILRAVAAALLSLASVAVAPLPAQRPTSMAGRSTVYAPSAAIATSQPLASAAGLEVLRRGGNAVDAAVAAAAVLSVTEPHMTGIGGDMFAIVWLARERKLVAINASGRAGSLMTRETLQARGFRAGSQQGVMSVTVPGALAGWDLLLRTHGRRTLAQVLQPAITYARDGFPVSPIIAAQWANETAFLQRDSAAAATFLPGGRAPKAGEWFRNPDYARTLQAIADSGIGTFYGGALGRRIVARLAALGGFVTLEDLRRNAPSWVTPISVPFRGHRVWELPPNNQGIAALEMLRILEAYDLAAMGHNSPAYLHHLIEAKKLAYADLDRFVGDADHLAMPAEQLLTDAFVAERRRHLDPARAREQVDPGPLRTKSETIYLAVADAEGNMVSFINSNYDYFGSGIVVPGTGFALHNRGAGFTLTLGLPNTVAPGKRPFHTLIPGFVTRTVNGREEPYMSFGLMGGGVQAQGHVQFLLNHFVFGMDLQAAIDAPRFRHYDGLRVALEPPFTDGVRAALTAMGHVLIEQPTIAFGGAQAIVRLPRGFAAGSDPRKDGMAVGY, via the coding sequence GTGTCCCGCACCATCCTGCGCGCGGTCGCCGCCGCGCTGCTCTCCCTCGCGTCGGTCGCCGTCGCACCGCTGCCGGCGCAGCGCCCGACTTCGATGGCGGGCCGCTCCACCGTCTACGCGCCTAGCGCCGCGATCGCGACGAGCCAGCCGCTCGCCTCCGCCGCGGGCCTCGAGGTGCTGCGCCGGGGCGGCAACGCCGTCGACGCCGCCGTCGCCGCGGCCGCGGTGCTGAGCGTGACCGAGCCGCACATGACCGGCATCGGCGGCGACATGTTCGCGATCGTCTGGCTCGCGCGCGAGCGGAAGCTCGTCGCCATCAACGCCAGCGGACGCGCCGGCTCGCTGATGACGCGCGAGACGCTGCAGGCGCGCGGCTTCCGCGCCGGGTCGCAGCAGGGCGTCATGTCCGTGACCGTGCCCGGCGCGCTCGCGGGATGGGACCTGCTCCTGCGCACGCACGGGCGGCGCACGCTCGCGCAGGTGCTGCAGCCCGCCATCACGTACGCCCGCGACGGCTTCCCGGTCTCGCCGATCATCGCCGCGCAGTGGGCGAACGAGACGGCCTTCCTGCAGCGCGACTCCGCCGCGGCCGCGACCTTCCTTCCCGGCGGGCGCGCGCCGAAGGCGGGCGAGTGGTTCCGCAATCCCGACTACGCGCGCACGCTGCAGGCGATCGCCGACAGCGGCATCGGCACGTTCTACGGCGGCGCGCTCGGCCGGCGCATCGTCGCGCGGCTCGCCGCGCTGGGCGGCTTCGTCACGCTCGAGGACCTGCGGCGCAACGCGCCGTCGTGGGTGACGCCGATCTCGGTGCCGTTCCGCGGCCATCGCGTGTGGGAGCTGCCGCCCAACAACCAGGGCATCGCGGCGCTGGAGATGCTGCGCATCCTGGAGGCGTACGACCTCGCGGCGATGGGGCACAACTCGCCGGCCTACCTGCACCACCTGATTGAGGCGAAGAAGCTCGCGTACGCGGACCTCGATCGGTTCGTCGGCGACGCCGACCATCTCGCGATGCCGGCCGAGCAGCTGCTGACCGACGCGTTCGTCGCGGAGCGCAGGCGTCACCTCGATCCGGCGCGGGCGCGCGAGCAGGTCGATCCAGGCCCGCTGCGCACGAAGAGCGAGACGATCTACCTCGCGGTCGCGGACGCCGAGGGGAACATGGTCTCGTTCATCAACTCGAACTACGACTACTTCGGCTCGGGGATCGTGGTGCCGGGCACCGGCTTCGCGCTGCACAACCGTGGCGCGGGGTTCACGCTGACGCTGGGACTGCCGAACACCGTCGCGCCCGGGAAGCGCCCGTTCCACACGCTGATCCCCGGCTTCGTCACGCGCACCGTGAACGGCCGCGAGGAGCCGTACATGAGCTTCGGGCTGATGGGCGGCGGCGTGCAGGCGCAGGGGCACGTGCAGTTCCTGCTCAACCACTTCGTGTTCGGCATGGACCTGCAGGCCGCGATCGACGCGCCGCGCTTCCGGCACTACGACGGGCTGCGGGTGGCGCTCGAGCCACCGTTCACCGACGGCGTGCGCGCGGCGCTGACGGCGATGGGACACGTGCTCATCGAGCAGCCGACCATCGCGTTCGGCGGCGCGCAGGCGATCGTGCGGCTCCCACGCGGCTTCGCGGCGGGGAGCGACCCGCGGAAGGACGGGATGGCGGTCGGCTACTGA
- the purH gene encoding bifunctional phosphoribosylaminoimidazolecarboxamide formyltransferase/IMP cyclohydrolase: MPRALLSVSDKSGLVDLARALASLGWELISTGGTSRALREAGLTVADVSDVTRFPEMLDGRVKTLHPAVHGGLLARRDLPEHMAAIGEHAIAPIDLVVVNLYPFRETVARGGVTPEEVIEQIDIGGPSMLRSAAKNFSAVTVVVDPADYGRVLETLRDGDAAAGAALRRELAAKVFAHTAAYDAAIAAWFAEQAEDRFPERLSLAFERAQSLRYGENPDQQAAFYVERKGAGLGALAQKGGKELSFNNLLDLEGALLAAEPFADGEQGACCAIIKHTTPCGLAVGATAREAYEKALACDPVSAFGSVIALTVPVDDEAAEQISRLFVECVVAPAFSEGAVETLGRKKNLRILEGSAPADPRALDYKRVRGGLLVQDRMPAAVIGDGWKVVTTRQPTDEELADLRFAWRAVRSVKSNAIVLARGGMTLGIGAGQMSRVDASFMAAHKARQAGHALEGVVLGSDAFFPFRDGVDQAAEAGVRAIVQPGGSVRDAEVIEAANAHGMAMVFTGQRLFRH, from the coding sequence ATGCCACGCGCCCTCCTCTCCGTCTCCGACAAGTCCGGCCTCGTCGACCTCGCGCGCGCCCTCGCGTCGCTCGGCTGGGAGCTGATCTCCACCGGCGGCACGTCGCGCGCGCTGCGCGAGGCGGGCCTCACCGTGGCCGACGTCAGCGACGTCACGCGCTTCCCCGAGATGCTCGACGGCCGCGTGAAGACGCTGCACCCCGCGGTGCACGGCGGGCTGCTCGCGCGCCGCGACCTGCCCGAGCACATGGCCGCCATCGGCGAGCACGCCATCGCGCCGATCGACCTCGTGGTCGTGAACCTGTATCCGTTCCGCGAGACCGTCGCGCGCGGCGGCGTCACGCCCGAGGAGGTCATCGAGCAGATCGACATCGGCGGGCCGTCGATGCTGCGATCCGCCGCCAAGAACTTCAGCGCCGTGACCGTGGTGGTCGATCCCGCCGACTACGGCCGCGTGCTGGAGACGCTGCGCGACGGCGACGCGGCCGCCGGCGCGGCGCTGCGCCGCGAGCTGGCGGCCAAGGTCTTCGCGCACACGGCCGCCTACGACGCGGCGATCGCCGCGTGGTTCGCCGAGCAGGCCGAGGACCGCTTCCCGGAGCGGCTGTCGCTCGCGTTCGAGCGCGCGCAGTCGCTGCGCTACGGCGAGAATCCGGACCAGCAGGCGGCGTTCTACGTCGAGCGGAAGGGCGCGGGCCTGGGCGCGCTGGCGCAGAAGGGCGGCAAGGAGCTGTCGTTCAACAACCTCCTCGACCTCGAGGGCGCGCTGCTGGCCGCCGAGCCGTTCGCCGACGGCGAGCAGGGCGCGTGCTGCGCGATCATCAAGCACACGACGCCGTGCGGGCTCGCCGTGGGCGCGACGGCGCGCGAGGCGTACGAGAAGGCGCTCGCCTGCGATCCCGTGAGCGCCTTCGGCTCGGTGATCGCGCTCACCGTCCCGGTGGACGACGAGGCAGCCGAGCAGATCTCGCGGCTGTTCGTGGAGTGCGTCGTCGCGCCGGCGTTCAGCGAGGGCGCGGTCGAGACGCTCGGCCGCAAGAAGAACCTCCGCATCCTCGAAGGCTCGGCGCCGGCCGATCCGCGGGCGCTGGACTACAAGCGCGTGCGCGGCGGGCTGCTGGTGCAGGACCGCATGCCCGCGGCCGTCATCGGCGACGGGTGGAAGGTCGTGACCACGCGCCAGCCGACCGACGAGGAGCTGGCCGACCTGCGCTTCGCGTGGCGCGCGGTGCGCAGCGTGAAGTCGAACGCGATCGTGCTCGCCCGCGGCGGCATGACGCTCGGCATCGGCGCGGGGCAGATGTCGCGCGTGGACGCGTCGTTCATGGCCGCCCACAAGGCGCGCCAGGCCGGCCACGCGTTGGAGGGCGTCGTCCTCGGGTCGGACGCCTTCTTCCCGTTCCGCGACGGCGTCGACCAGGCGGCGGAGGCCGGCGTGCGCGCGATCGTGCAGCCCGGCGGCTCGGTCCGCGACGCCGAGGTGATCGAGGCGGCGAACGCGCACGGGATGGCGATGGTATTCACGGGGCAGCGGCTCTTCCGGCACTAG
- a CDS encoding LytR/AlgR family response regulator transcription factor, whose product MSRETSRDVPREWRVAIVEDEPIARLGLRRMVEAAPGATLVGEATSAPDAVRLLRDTQPDIVFLDVNLPGGDAFDVLARASLAAPPATVLVTAFEEYAVRAFDLGVVDYLLKPFDERRFLRSWERAVAARLAATPTDGRPAAPVEPRLLLRKDGRVHAVALAEVEWIEAADNYVRVHATAGRFMWRTPLRQVADRLTASGFAQVSRSALVNVRYVRHLVPLDSGEGRVLLKSGTELSVSRRFRAAFQAALRGGAT is encoded by the coding sequence ATGTCGCGTGAGACGTCGCGTGACGTGCCGCGCGAATGGCGGGTCGCGATCGTCGAGGACGAGCCGATCGCGCGGCTGGGATTGCGCCGCATGGTGGAGGCGGCGCCCGGCGCGACGCTCGTCGGCGAGGCGACGTCGGCGCCCGACGCCGTGCGCCTGCTGCGCGACACGCAGCCCGACATCGTCTTCCTGGACGTCAACCTGCCCGGCGGCGACGCGTTCGACGTGCTCGCGCGCGCGTCGCTCGCCGCACCGCCGGCGACGGTGCTCGTGACCGCGTTCGAGGAGTACGCCGTGCGCGCCTTCGACCTCGGCGTCGTCGACTACCTGCTCAAGCCGTTCGACGAGCGGCGCTTCCTGCGCTCGTGGGAGCGTGCGGTGGCGGCGCGCCTGGCCGCGACGCCGACCGACGGCCGGCCGGCCGCGCCGGTGGAGCCGCGGCTGCTGCTGCGCAAGGACGGGCGCGTGCACGCCGTCGCGCTGGCGGAGGTCGAGTGGATCGAGGCGGCGGACAACTACGTCCGGGTGCACGCGACGGCCGGCCGCTTCATGTGGCGGACGCCGCTGCGCCAGGTGGCCGACCGGCTCACCGCGAGCGGCTTCGCGCAGGTCAGCCGGTCGGCGCTCGTCAACGTGCGGTACGTGCGGCACCTCGTGCCGCTCGACTCGGGCGAGGGGCGCGTGCTGCTGAAGAGCGGGACCGAGCTCTCCGTGAGCCGGCGCTTCCGCGCGGCGTTCCAGGCCGCGCTGCGCGGCGGCGCAACCTGA
- a CDS encoding glycosyltransferase family 117 protein, whose protein sequence is MSATVRPERLAAAERAASQAPSAELDYRPSYGAAAVVSLAILGLYLLTLAPSTAMWDASEYIAAAYVLGIPHPPGNPFFILIGRVFAILPLGGSVAMKINVLAAVCSALSAGVWFLVAERVLVSWLPRRWQRITGGAAAALLGATAFTVWNQSVVNEKVYTVSLFFFAIVSWLTVRWCDEPDGPKANRLLVLAAYLIGLGYTNHPAGLLVAPAVGAAVLLRRPTTLLNWRLLVRGALAFALGLTPFLTQPIRAAHFPALNEGEPTACTTQIAADCTFDKLTWTRLKANIDREQYGKPSLSERQAPFPAQVGMWWLYFKWQWNRDAHLERQGIQNGLAVLFLALGLVGGWVHWKRDRQSFWFFGPLVFTVTFALIYYMNFKYGASQAPDLGGSVPREVRDRDYFYIWSFSTWGVWAALGLIWVWESVAAVLGSERVRLGREYVDVPRDRSWLVASPVLALALIPLVGNWQQASRAGHEDTAAFAKDLLNSVEPYGILVTVGDNDTFPLWYAQEVEGIRKDVLIANTSLLNTDWYARQMVRRPVYEYDAAKGPAIYRGQQWTKPSGPPLKLTMQELDAIPLGYALQQPQTFQKDGITATITQPQLYRADLLVLQMIKDGWPERPVYFSRTSGGYAQDLGLQGYVLTQGLARKLTAAPVVAGRDTVAIPGEGYVDLPRSTALWTQVFEGPKALIKRGDWVDVPSVGIPDLYTITGIMMSEALQRAGRPQEAQRIFTEAEQVARATRRTREFGFDRASTPSLVPQESPLEPLIPADTAALPGTKGAAPAPKTP, encoded by the coding sequence ATGTCCGCCACCGTCCGCCCCGAGCGACTCGCCGCCGCCGAACGGGCCGCCAGCCAGGCGCCGAGCGCCGAACTGGATTACCGCCCGTCGTACGGCGCCGCCGCCGTCGTGTCGCTCGCCATCCTCGGGCTGTACCTGCTCACGCTGGCCCCGTCCACGGCCATGTGGGACGCCAGCGAGTACATCGCCGCGGCCTACGTGCTCGGGATCCCGCACCCGCCGGGCAACCCGTTCTTCATCCTCATCGGCCGCGTCTTCGCGATCCTGCCGCTCGGCGGGAGCGTGGCGATGAAGATCAACGTGCTCGCGGCCGTCTGCTCCGCGCTCTCGGCCGGCGTCTGGTTCCTCGTCGCCGAGCGCGTGCTCGTGAGCTGGCTGCCGCGGCGGTGGCAGCGCATCACCGGCGGCGCGGCTGCCGCGCTGCTCGGCGCCACGGCGTTCACGGTCTGGAACCAGAGCGTCGTCAACGAGAAGGTCTACACCGTCTCGCTGTTCTTCTTCGCGATCGTCAGCTGGCTGACGGTGCGCTGGTGCGACGAGCCGGACGGCCCGAAGGCGAACCGCCTGCTCGTGCTGGCCGCGTACCTCATCGGCCTGGGCTACACGAACCACCCGGCCGGCCTGCTCGTGGCGCCCGCCGTGGGCGCCGCGGTGCTGCTGCGCCGCCCCACGACGCTGCTCAACTGGCGCCTGCTCGTGCGCGGCGCGCTCGCGTTCGCGCTCGGCCTCACGCCGTTCCTCACGCAGCCCATCCGCGCGGCCCACTTCCCCGCGCTCAACGAGGGCGAGCCCACCGCCTGCACCACGCAGATCGCGGCGGACTGCACGTTCGACAAGCTCACCTGGACGCGCCTCAAGGCGAACATCGACCGCGAGCAGTACGGCAAGCCGTCGCTCTCCGAGCGGCAGGCGCCCTTCCCGGCGCAGGTCGGGATGTGGTGGCTGTACTTCAAGTGGCAGTGGAACCGCGACGCGCACCTGGAGCGCCAGGGCATCCAGAACGGCCTCGCGGTGCTCTTCCTCGCGCTGGGCCTGGTGGGCGGCTGGGTGCACTGGAAGCGCGACCGGCAGTCGTTCTGGTTCTTCGGGCCGCTCGTGTTCACGGTGACGTTCGCGCTCATCTACTACATGAACTTCAAGTACGGCGCGTCGCAGGCGCCGGACCTGGGGGGCTCGGTGCCGCGCGAGGTGCGCGACCGCGACTACTTCTACATCTGGAGCTTCTCGACCTGGGGCGTGTGGGCCGCGCTCGGCCTGATCTGGGTGTGGGAGTCCGTCGCCGCGGTGCTCGGCTCCGAGCGCGTGCGGCTGGGCCGCGAGTACGTGGACGTGCCGCGCGACCGCAGCTGGCTCGTCGCGTCGCCGGTGCTCGCGCTGGCGCTGATCCCGCTCGTGGGCAACTGGCAGCAGGCGTCGCGCGCGGGCCACGAGGACACGGCCGCCTTCGCGAAGGACCTGCTCAACTCGGTCGAGCCGTACGGCATCCTCGTCACGGTCGGCGACAACGACACCTTCCCGCTCTGGTACGCGCAGGAGGTCGAGGGCATCCGCAAGGACGTCCTGATCGCCAACACGTCGCTGCTCAACACCGACTGGTACGCGCGCCAGATGGTGCGCCGCCCGGTGTACGAGTACGACGCGGCCAAGGGCCCGGCGATCTACCGCGGCCAGCAGTGGACGAAGCCGAGCGGCCCGCCGCTCAAGCTGACGATGCAGGAGCTGGACGCGATCCCGCTGGGCTACGCGCTGCAGCAGCCGCAGACGTTCCAGAAGGACGGCATCACGGCGACCATCACGCAGCCGCAGCTCTACCGCGCCGACCTGCTGGTGCTGCAGATGATCAAGGACGGGTGGCCGGAGCGTCCGGTGTACTTCAGCCGCACGTCGGGCGGGTACGCGCAGGACCTGGGGCTGCAGGGCTACGTCCTGACGCAGGGCCTCGCGCGCAAGCTGACGGCGGCGCCCGTGGTCGCGGGACGCGACACCGTGGCGATCCCCGGCGAGGGCTACGTCGACCTGCCGCGCTCCACGGCGCTCTGGACGCAGGTGTTCGAGGGGCCGAAGGCGCTCATCAAGCGCGGCGACTGGGTGGACGTGCCGAGCGTCGGCATTCCCGACCTGTACACGATCACGGGCATCATGATGTCGGAGGCGCTGCAGCGCGCCGGCCGCCCGCAGGAGGCGCAGCGCATCTTCACGGAGGCCGAGCAGGTCGCGCGCGCGACGCGCCGGACGCGCGAGTTCGGCTTCGACCGCGCGTCCACGCCGTCGCTGGTGCCGCAGGAGAGCCCGCTGGAGCCGCTGATCCCGGCGGACACCGCGGCGCTGCCGGGGACGAAGGGCGCGGCGCCCGCGCCGAAGACACCCTGA
- a CDS encoding sulfatase family protein, translated as MLRPVVPILRAAVLALLVVASAARPTSAAAQASASRPNIVVVFTDDLGYGDLSSYGHPSIRTPHIDGLGAQGVRLTSFYAAASVCTPSRAALLTGRYAARTGLTRVLFPSADTGFAASEVTMAEALRARGYRTAAVGKWHLGARARFLPTAHGFDTFFGVPYSNDMDAAQGYAPLPLLRDTSIVEQPTDQSTHTTRFTDEAIRVVRESRGRPFFVYLAYTMPHVPLHPSAAFRGRSRAGAYGDVIEELDANVGRLLAALRQAGVERNTIVVFTSDNGPWQSIPKAHVANGMQPWDGGSAGPFRGAKFSTYEGGFRVPAVVRWPARIPAGRTSGELATTMDLYTTLLRAAGARVPGDRVVDGHDILPMLAGRGPTPTTELFYMWNDSVEAVRDVRWKLRLTNRGRAGVAAGAAPVPELYDLDVDPGERYDVAEQHPEIVARLRARIAAFVRELGTRGPATS; from the coding sequence GTGCTCCGTCCCGTCGTTCCGATCCTGCGCGCCGCGGTCCTCGCGCTCCTCGTCGTCGCGAGCGCGGCGCGCCCCACGTCCGCTGCGGCGCAGGCGTCCGCGTCGCGGCCGAACATCGTCGTCGTCTTCACGGACGACCTGGGCTACGGCGACCTCTCGTCGTACGGCCACCCGTCGATCCGCACGCCGCACATCGACGGCCTGGGCGCGCAGGGCGTGCGCCTGACGTCGTTCTATGCCGCCGCCTCGGTCTGCACGCCGAGCCGCGCCGCGCTGCTCACCGGCCGCTACGCCGCGCGCACCGGGCTGACACGCGTGCTCTTCCCGTCGGCGGACACGGGCTTCGCCGCGAGCGAGGTGACGATGGCCGAGGCGCTGCGCGCGCGGGGCTACCGCACGGCGGCGGTGGGGAAGTGGCACCTCGGCGCGCGCGCGCGGTTCCTGCCGACCGCGCACGGCTTCGACACGTTCTTCGGCGTGCCGTACTCGAACGACATGGACGCGGCGCAGGGCTACGCGCCGCTCCCGCTGCTGCGCGACACGAGCATCGTCGAGCAGCCGACGGACCAGTCGACGCACACGACACGCTTCACCGACGAGGCGATCCGCGTCGTGCGCGAGTCGCGCGGGCGGCCGTTCTTCGTCTACCTCGCGTACACGATGCCGCACGTGCCGCTGCATCCGTCGGCGGCGTTCCGCGGCCGCTCGCGCGCGGGCGCGTACGGCGACGTGATCGAGGAGCTCGACGCGAACGTCGGCCGCCTGCTGGCGGCGCTGCGGCAGGCCGGCGTGGAGCGGAACACGATCGTCGTCTTCACGAGCGACAACGGCCCGTGGCAGAGCATCCCGAAGGCGCACGTCGCGAACGGGATGCAGCCGTGGGACGGCGGCTCGGCGGGGCCGTTCCGCGGCGCGAAGTTCTCGACGTACGAGGGCGGCTTCCGCGTGCCCGCGGTGGTGCGCTGGCCCGCGCGCATTCCCGCGGGCCGCACGAGCGGCGAGCTGGCGACGACGATGGACCTCTACACGACGCTGCTGCGCGCCGCGGGCGCACGGGTTCCCGGCGACCGCGTGGTGGACGGCCACGACATCCTGCCGATGCTCGCGGGACGCGGGCCCACGCCGACCACCGAGCTGTTCTACATGTGGAACGACAGCGTGGAGGCGGTGCGCGACGTGCGCTGGAAGCTGCGCCTCACCAACCGCGGGCGCGCGGGCGTGGCCGCGGGCGCCGCGCCGGTGCCGGAGCTCTACGATCTCGACGTCGATCCGGGCGAGCGATACGACGTCGCGGAGCAGCATCCCGAGATCGTCGCGCGGCTGCGCGCGCGCATCGCGGCGTTCGTGCGCGAGCTGGGCACGCGCGGACCCGCGACCTCCTAG